In Plasmodium vivax chromosome 14, whole genome shotgun sequence, the genomic window ACAACATTTTAACCTTGTTAAGAGACAACAAACATTTGAAGAATGAAAGGATGGAAGCTGcgaaatatgcaaatatCTGCACCAACATAGAATCCAAACcgattgaaaaaaaaggatttttttcaagtcgcaagaagaaaacaaaaaataaagggaaaaaaatcctgGAGAGTaacaaaagaaattatatggACTCTAGAACTACAAGAAACCCACAGGAAAAAAGCATCTTCGATCAGATAGAGGAAGAGAGAAATATGCTCAACAAATATGCGAGCAGTAATTACGGCCTGAATGATGTCGTGCAGAGGTCGGATGACCGAAGGAGGTCCAGTGGAAATAACTCCGCCAGTGCGTCCTCATCGGACTCGGATTCGTCCGAGGATAGCAGTGGGAGCAGCGGGAGCAGTAGCAGCAGTGGACGTGGCAGCCGGCGTGGCAGCGATGGGAGTAAAAGCCGCAGCAGTGGCTACCTATCAGGGCATAAATCAAACAGACGGAAATCAGGCAGAGGAAGAAAGCACAGAAATGCCTCTGCACAGTCTTCAAAATATTCACGTTCTTCTTCAGCATCTCATTATGGTTCGAGATCTTCATATGCTTCTCGTTCCAAGTCAGTGTCTCGTTCATCATCGCGTGTCTCATCACGGAGTTCCTCGCGCAACTCGTCCGCCTCGTCCTCTGCCTCCAGATCGTCGTCGCGTTCGTCCCGCTACTCATCCGCGTCCAGTCAGTCCAGTTACGCTTCCAAGAAGAAATCCCACGCGCGAGATAGGAACCGGAAGAGCAGGGGCTCCAGGAGGAACAAGTCGGGGCGCTCCAGATGAGCACCCACGGGGAGAGACGGCTGCCAGGAAGTTAGCACGTCGGGAAGTTAACAGGCCAGGAGAATATCCAAATGGAGAGAACACAAAAGGGATTTTTTACAGGCCAGCGTAAATTGAACAGCTTCGGTAGGCTCAGTAGGGCGCGCCccccaaaatgatgaagCTGCCTTTGAAGTTTTGAGCGCGTCGAAAATTTGAACGAGGGGAACACAGCGAAATGTAAGTTTATTGGAATACGTAGTAGGGTTCATGCCCTACATGTGTAGGTTTGCTCATTTGGAGGGTACCTAATGGAGGGAAGAGCCTACCCATATGCGGTACAACACTTTTGCCACTTGTTTGGTCCCAGCTGGGGATGCGAAGAGGGTGCAACGGGGCAAACCGTCCACCTACGCTGAACCGTTTAACCCGCTTGAGGGGCAAGAAGATGCGACATACATGAGTGCAAACACGCATGATCGAGAGAATGCGAATACGCGGTGTAATGGGTGGGAGGAAGGATGAAGCCATAAGACGATTTGAAGCGTTATTGTAGGAAAAGTtgtcacctttttttttctttttttttctttttttttttaatttacaacCGGAAGGCAGAGTTCACCAAACGGTTGAGACATATCACATTTTAGCTGTCACtttgaggatttttttttttttttttccttccgttATGTTTTATGGCAACCATGGTGTGGCGCTCTGGAAAGGACCAACATGTGGAAGAAGGGAAGTACCACTAGCGAATTTTTTCTCACGAGATTGTACGGACAGATTTATGTACCATCTATCAAGagaaatttctttttccttgcCACGAAATTTTGTGAGCCCAGCTGCTGATCGTGGCCGGTGGGTCCTCCCCGCCGAAGGCTTCTGCGCGTGTGAAGGAGGTACCTGTCTGTTCCGCACGCAGAGTAGTGCCGTGCGTGTGGGCGCTGCTTTAGCTATGCGAATGTTGGTTTGAGAGCTAATTGATCTGTGCGCTTATTGGTCCGCGCGCGTTGCCCGCCTTTTGGAAACACGGGCCCCTAGAGAGAGTCCCCCCGAGAGTATCCGCCTCGAAGCGCCTCTCCTCCACCTGTACCGCAGTTTGATTCGCAGGGTTCGCCCCGCGGTTTTTGCATACCACCACGTGGATGTATATACAAGCATGCGCACacgcatatgtacacgtaTGTGCCTACCTGTACATGTGCTGTTCATCCCCTCGATTTTTTcgctttaaaattttatgatgtATGCACAAACTGGTATATGTTTTTGTAATTTGAGGAGCAaacttttccccccttcttttAATTTGACCTACATTTGGGTGAACGGCCAGTTGGGAGAGCCAACCCGTTGGTGGCtcggcaaagcggcaaaaaaaaaaaaaaaaaaatgaccggTAAAtcgcctgacctgttcagaattttttttttttttttttttctccccctgggTGATAGCCAAATTGTAGTTCCATAAAAGCGTTCGATGTAGTCCTGCTCTACATTTTAGGATAGCACAAACGAGTaaccgcttttttttatttttaagagtCTCTACCTGTGTCAGATAGAAGGCGAGTTTCCCATATGCGAAGGAGCATTCGCACAGTTCTGCATCGCGACACAGTTAAGTCCCTTTTTTCGGATAGCGTGAAGGCAACTCTGGTGGGAGGAGTCCCCCGTGGCTGTCACATGAGAGGAAGTGGCTCCCCTTGGGTGGCAGAAGGAGCGAAGCGAAGCAGTCGCGAAAGGGGAATCCAAGTGAAGCATCCGCGTAAAGTAACCACGTAAAGCGACCGCTTATCACAACCGCGTAAAGCAACCTCTTAAcccaaccgcttaacccaACCGCCTAACCCAATGGGGGAACTGTTTTCGATAAAGAACCTGTTCATATGCTCGAACGAAAGAAGCGTGGAGGAGCTGCGGACGGCCATGGAGGGGCTCctgaaaaaggagagagcCGAAGGGGCAGGCGGCGGGGAGAAGGAGGCAAAAGAGGAGACACATccaggagggaaaaaatacgaaatGATTAAGGACTACCTGGacgcaaataaaaacaacgtactccattttgcaatttacggaaataatatgaacaacgtaaaatttataatcgaaaatacaaatttgaTAAATAGCATTAACAGcgaagagcaaaatggacTGATCATCAGCGTCCTCAACAGAAACACACAAAtctcaaaatatttaattgaACAAAATATCGATTACAATCAGAAGGACAAACATAAGGCGAATGCTTTACTGTACAGTTTGATTacacaaaattatgaaatttttaatcttcttatggaaaaaaaaaatattgacaTTAATGTTAACAGTtttgaaaaggggaatttATTAAGTGTATCCATATTTGAAAGGAACATacatgtgttaaaaaaattgtttaataaatttatttgtccCTTCGTTGAGGGAAGCGTATATCCTCACCCTCTTCTCTACATCACGTACAGCAGTGACAATGAGCTGCTGTTCCTTTATTTGACTTACTGCATGTATTATTGTACGAAGGATGATGcactttataaaataaacacaGCGAATTTTGACCATTCAAGGGAGGAGATTTACGTTGATTTGGACCATCGACAGGTGATTTGCTCCATTTGGGACAATTCCACTTATGACCTCAGCGCTTTTAAAGATGTTTTAAACATGACGGATGAAGATGGCACTCCTCTGTGTAGCACGTGCGTCAATAATGGGAACTCCCTCgggaaaaacattttcgaCTACTTTAGCGCCCCGTCGTGAGGTTTGGCGGAAGGGGGGTAGAATTCGGGGCGGCCATTCTCCGCCGTCTGGACCTCTGCACTGTGTCGGCGGTGTGGGGTAAGGCATCGGTGTGGAATGAGCCATCGGCGTGGGCTATTTCAGCCGTGTGGGCTATTCCCGCCGTGTGGTCCTTTTCCCCTTGTGGGCTATTTCCGCCTTGTGGGCCATCCCCTCGGCGTGCTTCTTTGCGTCAAACTTCGCTCGTCAGTTATGCGTTGCCCCGATGGCATAGGGGGGAATTCCTTCACACTGATGTCAACTTTTTTGCCATCGAAAaagagcagcaaaaaagcggcaaaaaagcGGCAGAAAAACGGCAAAAACGCGGCAAAAGCACAGCAAAAACGCAGCAAAAACGCAGCAAAAACGCAGCAAAAACGCAGCCAAAACGCGGCAAAAACGCAGCAAAATATCCGCAACGTGGGACTTGGCCGCTTGGCCCCAATGGGGGGTGCAATTTCGTCGCGGCGAGCATTCTCCGCCTGGGCTGCTTTGCTTCCACTGGGAGAGCTTGGAAGGGGGCCTAATCCGTTTGCG contains:
- a CDS encoding ENTH domain containing protein (encoded by transcript PVX_101180A), translating into MLIFKKVNSKVLSINNYLQKYLESNQFEKNLKEALNNKNYGVSNSLLYDLSISTYDANYYKRVLSEVFKAIQEKPSKWRRIYKGLRLCEYVMKNGCEYFISDVKDKEELIKKLTHFTHLEDLKDKGVGIREISNNILTLLRDNKHLKNERMEAAKYANICTNIESKPIEKKGFFSSRKKKTKNKGKKILESNKRNYMDSRTTRNPQEKSIFDQIEEERNMLNKYASSNYGLNDVVQRSDDRRRSSGNNSASASSSDSDSSEDSSGSSGSSSSSGRGSRRGSDGSKSRSSGYLSGHKSNRRKSGRGRKHRNASAQSSKYSRSSSASHYGSRSSYASRSKSVSRSSSRVSSRSSSRNSSASSSASRSSSRSSRYSSASSQSSYASKKKSHARDRNRKSRGSRRNKSGRSR
- a CDS encoding hypothetical protein, conserved (encoded by transcript PVX_101185A), producing the protein MGELFSIKNLFICSNERSVEELRTAMEGLLKKERAEGAGGGEKEAKEETHPGGKKYEMIKDYLDANKNNVLHFAIYGNNMNNVKFIIENTNLINSINSEEQNGLIISVLNRNTQISKYLIEQNIDYNQKDKHKANALLYSLITQNYEIFNLLMEKKNIDINVNSFEKGNLLSVSIFERNIHVLKKLFNKFICPFVEGSVYPHPLLYITYSSDNELLFLYLTYCMYYCTKDDALYKINTANFDHSREEIYVDLDHRQVICSIWDNSTYDLSAFKDVLNMTDEDGTPLCSTCVNNGNSLGKNIFDYFSAPS